The genomic segment GAAGCTGCTCCGGCTTTTGATCCCGCCCTCCGTGTCCGGTCCCGGTCCGAGGTTGGGCCTCCGCTGCTCTGGTTTGGAGTATACGAACGGATCGAGCGGGTTGCTTGCCTCGAAGTCGCAAGCAGTCCGGGGGCGGATGCTGATGTCGGGTCACGCCCGCCGGAAACCGAGCCCATGACCCTGGAATGGTCGCCATCCATCCCGGAGTCCGGGTATCGGAGAGCCCTTGACCAGATCCGGGGGCATTTGCGGGTCGGCAACTGCTACCAGGTCAACTTCACCTTTCGGCTGCGAGCGGATTTTTCCTCAGATCCCTGGGACTTTTTTCTTTCAGTCTGTCGGGACCAGCCCGCGCCGCATGCCGCCTATGTCCGCCTGCCGGGCTTTGCGGTGTGCAGTTTTTCACCGGAGCGGTTCTTTGTCCTGGATCACGACACGATCATTTCCGAGCCGATGAAGGGCACTCGGCCGCGGGGTCGGACGCTGGACGAGGACCTGGCCCTGGCCCATGAGCTGAGCCATTCGGTCAAGGACCAGGCGGAAAACGTGATGATCACGGACATGGTCCGCAATGATCTGGGCCGGATCGCCGAAACCGGGAGCGTGGGGGTGGACGATCTGTGTCGGGTGGAGAAGCATGCCACGGTCTGGCAGATGGTTTCCACGGTTCGGGCACGGACAAAGCGATCTTTGACGGACATCTTTGCGGCCCTTTTCCCTCCGGCCTCCATCACCGGCGCGCCCAAGGCCGCCAGCATGGGTATCATCGCGGATTTGGAATCCGCCCCGCGCGGCCTGTATACCGGCTGCGTCGGATACGTGGGGCCGCGGGCCGCGCCTTCAGCCCCCGGCGGCAAGCCTGGAATCCGGGCCGCGTTCAACGTGGCCATCCGTACGGTGGTTGTGGACCGGCGTCGGAAGCGGGCCGAATACGGAGTGGGCGGCGGCATCGTCTGGGATTCCAACGCCCGGGGCGAATATGCGGAGTGCCGGATCAAGGCCGAGGTACTGCATCGACGAATGCCGAAATTCCGGCTCCTGGAGACCATGCTCTGGACCCCGGAACAGGGGTACGTGCTGTTGGAACGGCACCTGGCCCGGCTGGCCGCTTCGGCGGAGTATTTTGATTATTCCCTGGACATGCTGCTAATCCGGGATCGGCTGGACGGGCTGTACCCGGTGTTTGGCAAAAAGGCGCGAATGGTCCGCCTGCTGCTGGACAAGGACGGGTTCGTGACCCTGGAACACCTGCCGCCGCCGGCGCAGTCCTCCGTCCCCCATCGCGTGGCCCTGGCCACGACGACGGTGGAGTCCCAGGACATCTTTCTTTACCACAAGACCACCCATCGCCATGTCTATGCCCAAGCCCTG from the Desulfonatronum thioautotrophicum genome contains:
- the pabB gene encoding aminodeoxychorismate synthase component I; translated protein: MSAQTVQTLQTTQTLLMRHEQNFVLLRDASRGDWLCFRRPLEVIKVTDLGRVCPALEHIQRLATEKRMHAAGFISYEAAPAFDPALRVRSRSEVGPPLLWFGVYERIERVACLEVASSPGADADVGSRPPETEPMTLEWSPSIPESGYRRALDQIRGHLRVGNCYQVNFTFRLRADFSSDPWDFFLSVCRDQPAPHAAYVRLPGFAVCSFSPERFFVLDHDTIISEPMKGTRPRGRTLDEDLALAHELSHSVKDQAENVMITDMVRNDLGRIAETGSVGVDDLCRVEKHATVWQMVSTVRARTKRSLTDIFAALFPPASITGAPKAASMGIIADLESAPRGLYTGCVGYVGPRAAPSAPGGKPGIRAAFNVAIRTVVVDRRRKRAEYGVGGGIVWDSNARGEYAECRIKAEVLHRRMPKFRLLETMLWTPEQGYVLLERHLARLAASAEYFDYSLDMLLIRDRLDGLYPVFGKKARMVRLLLDKDGFVTLEHLPPPAQSSVPHRVALATTTVESQDIFLYHKTTHRHVYAQALAANPGFDDVLLQNERGELTESTRANLAISLDGVLWTPPIRCGLLGGTTRAEMVERGELKERVLRPEDLRGAERVILLNSVRGVYDVMVEGVF